The following coding sequences are from one Luteolibacter yonseiensis window:
- the cdaA gene encoding diadenylate cyclase CdaA: protein MLLKFLQDHWRHGIEILLLATCIYQIYRAFRATRGAQILVGLGTILVVLTLVSTLFQFEVIQWIITRAAAILAFALIVIFQPELRTGLARLGSNRLFSFSNKRRLAFVERFADAVINLSKKRVGALFAIQRGIRLKDYLDSGVVLDAQFSPELAMAVFYPKAPLHDGGMIIADDRVAGAACVFPVTERQMQDRSTGLRHRAAIGLTERTDAIAVAVSEETGGISICENGVIQRNLTEKQFREKLAEIFISGKSNNETEPAPQLGRKDPLSTSGDSDMVSD from the coding sequence ATGCTCTTAAAATTTCTACAAGACCACTGGAGACACGGGATCGAGATCCTGCTTCTCGCCACCTGCATTTATCAGATCTACCGCGCGTTCCGCGCCACCCGTGGCGCGCAGATCCTCGTCGGACTCGGCACCATCCTTGTGGTTCTGACCTTGGTTTCGACGCTGTTCCAATTCGAAGTCATCCAGTGGATCATCACCCGTGCGGCCGCGATCCTGGCATTCGCCCTGATCGTGATTTTCCAACCGGAACTAAGGACCGGTCTGGCACGGCTCGGCAGCAACCGGCTGTTCTCATTTTCGAACAAACGCCGTCTGGCTTTCGTCGAACGCTTCGCGGATGCCGTCATCAACCTGTCGAAAAAAAGAGTCGGCGCCCTGTTCGCCATCCAGCGTGGGATCCGTCTTAAAGACTACCTCGACAGCGGAGTCGTGCTGGACGCGCAATTCTCTCCCGAACTCGCGATGGCTGTTTTTTATCCGAAAGCCCCGCTTCACGACGGAGGAATGATCATCGCCGACGACCGCGTCGCCGGGGCCGCCTGTGTCTTCCCCGTCACCGAAAGACAGATGCAGGATCGTTCGACCGGCCTGCGACACCGCGCCGCCATCGGCCTCACGGAGCGCACGGACGCCATCGCGGTGGCGGTGAGCGAAGAAACCGGTGGTATCTCGATTTGCGAAAATGGTGTCATCCAGCGCAATCTCACTGAAAAACAATTCCGCGAAAAACTCGCGGAAATCTTCATCTCGGGGAAATCCAACAATGAAACTGAACCTGCTCCACAACTGGGTCGCAAAGATCCTCTCTCTACTTCTGGCGACAGCGATATGGTTTCTGATTAA
- a CDS encoding helix-turn-helix domain-containing protein — protein sequence MDEFSDQIGGRLTEAREAAGLSVDDVIFRTRIPRGVITALEAGDFTFFSSPTYAKSFLGQYSEFLDVEAGQWLDALKPAYFIADETASPLWQMSEPRKEIRVRDPAHSSGWLSSLGFLVLTGGIALAAYKGYEFFEKRFEAEVDEIVNPGAEAKGRSATPPPARELSLTVEKEPVMSVEQAVENPAQRPPRALIVR from the coding sequence GTGGACGAATTTTCAGATCAGATCGGTGGCAGATTGACGGAAGCCCGCGAGGCGGCGGGGCTGAGTGTCGACGATGTGATCTTCCGCACCCGCATCCCCAGGGGAGTGATCACCGCACTGGAGGCGGGCGACTTCACATTTTTTTCGAGTCCCACCTATGCGAAGAGTTTCCTCGGCCAATACAGCGAGTTCCTCGATGTGGAAGCGGGGCAATGGTTGGATGCCCTCAAGCCCGCCTATTTCATCGCGGATGAAACCGCGAGTCCGCTATGGCAGATGTCGGAGCCCCGGAAGGAAATCCGCGTGCGTGACCCCGCTCATTCAAGCGGATGGTTGAGTTCGCTCGGTTTCCTCGTTCTTACGGGAGGCATCGCCCTTGCCGCCTACAAGGGGTATGAGTTTTTCGAGAAACGTTTCGAAGCCGAGGTGGATGAAATCGTCAACCCCGGAGCCGAAGCGAAGGGGCGGTCTGCCACGCCGCCTCCGGCCCGGGAACTTTCACTCACCGTGGAAAAGGAGCCCGTCATGTCTGTGGAACAGGCTGTGGAGAATCCGGCCCAGCGTCCGCCAAGGGCATTGATCGTACGCTAG
- a CDS encoding ATP-binding protein, with the protein MAEASVNTHQQDAEMRQAFREYEGAIAFDNARRAAALAGIFMLAGWSLDWVVYPQYAWEFLLLRAVCASLLGGICFYINIRRARISTILSQGIALLPMISICAMIQRTEGGNSVYYAGLSLVLVGLSLLLRWTFVNSLYMIGAAFVCYTLSVLAAHENPTFRILFNNSYFIFVTSVFVLAGSYYYQSLRYSEFCLRAEVEKSRGLLESQNKQLSELDEAKTRFFANISHELRTPLTIMLGITERLRAVLPPHSTEPVVQEMTLMLEQNGLRLLKLIDDLLDLVRFDTGHADINRQPTPIVAHIEGLLRSLRHLAEQDRVALLWKCETDNELILLDRDKFDKILLNLVINAIKFTPSSGTIDVTISVAGGHLKLTVEDTGVGIPPDVLPRIFERFWQVDTSSTRKFQGAGIGLALVRSLTEAMDGKVAVDSQLGRGTTFTIEMPATAAVQEIAEPVELESPLKDGGNIANLHRRAALSIPGKITSRGVTPMQPYGPISTPMIGARPSGARPLVLIADDEPDIRRFLRMQLEDVDVIEASDGAEALELARLRRPQLALLDHMMPEMDGVEVCRRIRENHSTRSVAVIILTARADEATKLSALQAGANDFLTKPFSTAELALRLENQIGMARVRREMIELNTELHSALEQIKENEVMMVRNEKLSALGRMSAGIIHEINNPLNYASAGLHALETFTRSMPEKDQPDYLDILKDIREGVERVSQIVIDLRKFTRDDKSTSGDADLAEIISRSRRMISHQVGKDIAFNLTSPSNALISGNPNQLVQVFINFFQNSIDAIGMRIAEVGGEPGRIDVSIDPAGDGWQITIRDNGIGIPPENIQKIFDPFFTSKDVGKGMGLGLSISYQILQSHKAIVEVDSRPTEFTRFRIAFPAPSYSPETSQEPESVLDQTA; encoded by the coding sequence ATGGCTGAAGCTAGTGTCAACACGCATCAGCAAGATGCGGAGATGCGGCAGGCGTTTCGCGAATACGAGGGAGCAATCGCATTCGACAACGCCCGGCGGGCTGCTGCCCTCGCCGGCATCTTCATGCTGGCAGGCTGGTCGCTCGACTGGGTGGTCTACCCCCAGTATGCTTGGGAGTTCCTCCTGCTGCGCGCGGTCTGCGCGTCTTTGCTGGGGGGCATTTGTTTCTATATCAACATCAGGCGCGCCCGGATCAGCACCATCCTCAGCCAGGGGATCGCGCTGTTGCCGATGATTTCCATCTGCGCGATGATCCAGCGCACGGAAGGCGGGAATTCCGTCTATTATGCCGGTCTGAGTCTGGTGCTGGTGGGCCTGTCCCTCCTGCTGCGGTGGACCTTCGTGAACTCGTTGTACATGATCGGAGCGGCGTTCGTGTGTTACACCCTCAGTGTTCTCGCCGCCCATGAGAACCCGACCTTCCGCATCCTTTTCAACAACAGTTATTTCATCTTTGTCACATCGGTTTTCGTCCTGGCAGGAAGTTATTATTATCAAAGTCTCCGCTACAGCGAGTTCTGCCTGAGGGCGGAAGTGGAGAAATCCCGGGGATTGCTGGAATCCCAAAACAAGCAGCTCAGCGAGCTCGATGAGGCGAAGACCCGCTTTTTCGCGAACATCAGCCACGAACTGCGCACGCCGCTGACGATCATGCTCGGCATCACGGAGCGCCTGCGGGCCGTTCTCCCTCCCCACAGCACAGAACCGGTCGTGCAGGAGATGACCCTGATGCTCGAACAGAACGGCCTGCGTCTGCTGAAGTTGATCGATGATTTGCTCGACCTCGTGCGTTTCGACACCGGTCACGCCGACATCAACCGCCAACCCACGCCCATCGTTGCGCACATCGAAGGCCTGCTCCGTTCGCTCCGCCACCTCGCCGAACAGGACCGCGTCGCCCTGTTGTGGAAATGTGAGACCGACAACGAACTCATTTTGCTGGATCGCGACAAATTCGACAAGATCCTGCTCAACCTCGTCATCAACGCGATCAAGTTCACTCCGTCCAGCGGAACGATCGATGTCACGATTTCTGTGGCAGGAGGACACCTGAAGCTGACGGTCGAGGATACCGGGGTCGGCATCCCGCCGGACGTGCTGCCGCGCATTTTCGAACGGTTCTGGCAGGTTGACACCTCATCCACCCGCAAGTTCCAAGGAGCGGGCATCGGTTTGGCGCTGGTCCGCAGCCTCACCGAGGCGATGGATGGCAAGGTGGCGGTGGACAGCCAGCTCGGACGTGGAACCACATTCACCATCGAAATGCCGGCGACCGCCGCCGTCCAGGAGATTGCCGAACCCGTTGAACTGGAGAGTCCGCTCAAGGACGGTGGAAACATCGCCAATCTCCACCGCCGTGCCGCGCTTTCCATTCCCGGGAAAATCACCTCACGCGGCGTGACTCCGATGCAGCCGTATGGCCCGATTTCCACGCCGATGATCGGTGCCCGCCCGAGCGGTGCCCGGCCGCTGGTGCTCATCGCCGATGATGAGCCGGACATCCGCCGCTTCCTCAGGATGCAACTGGAGGATGTGGACGTGATCGAGGCCTCGGACGGTGCGGAAGCCTTGGAACTCGCGAGGTTGCGCCGTCCACAGCTGGCGCTGCTCGACCACATGATGCCGGAAATGGACGGGGTGGAGGTCTGCCGCCGCATCCGTGAAAACCACAGCACCCGCAGCGTCGCCGTCATCATCCTCACCGCACGGGCGGACGAGGCGACCAAGTTGAGCGCGCTGCAGGCGGGAGCGAACGACTTCCTCACGAAACCATTCTCCACGGCCGAACTGGCACTGCGGCTGGAAAACCAGATCGGCATGGCCCGGGTCCGTCGCGAGATGATCGAACTCAACACCGAACTTCATTCCGCCCTCGAGCAGATCAAGGAAAACGAGGTGATGATGGTGCGGAACGAAAAACTCTCCGCCCTCGGACGCATGAGCGCCGGGATCATTCACGAGATCAACAATCCGCTCAATTATGCGAGCGCGGGGCTTCACGCCCTCGAAACCTTCACCAGGTCGATGCCGGAGAAGGACCAGCCCGACTATCTGGACATCCTCAAGGACATTCGCGAAGGCGTGGAACGCGTTTCCCAGATCGTCATCGATCTCCGGAAATTCACCCGTGACGACAAATCCACTTCCGGCGACGCGGACCTGGCGGAGATCATCAGCCGTTCACGCCGCATGATCAGCCACCAGGTTGGCAAGGACATCGCCTTCAACCTGACCTCGCCGAGCAACGCGCTGATCAGCGGAAACCCGAACCAACTCGTCCAGGTTTTCATCAACTTCTTCCAAAACAGCATCGACGCGATCGGCATGCGCATCGCCGAAGTGGGAGGGGAACCGGGGCGGATCGACGTCTCCATCGACCCGGCCGGGGACGGCTGGCAGATCACCATCCGGGACAATGGGATCGGCATCCCGCCGGAAAACATCCAGAAGATCTTCGATCCGTTTTTCACCTCGAAGGATGTTGGAAAAGGGATGGGTCTGGGACTTTCGATTTCTTACCAGATCCTCCAGTCGCACAAGGCCATTGTCGAGGTTGACAGCCGCCCGACCGAGTTCACCCGCTTCCGCATCGCATTCCCCGCACCGAGCTACTCACCAGAGACAAGTCAGGAACCAGAATCCGTTCTCGACCAAACTGCCTGA
- a CDS encoding response regulator — translation MSNEIDAYDYQRYAILFVDDEANTRKYFRRLFGEKFRILEAEDGVEALTVFRQHANDIGIIVTDQRMPNETGVGFLSKIADQYPDIIKILSTAYSDIDAAIGSVNQGGIFRYMTKPWDIPQLEVTLRRAMEFFTVKRERDALLGAKMQAMGNVLLSSRLASFALAPVCAGIQVNRAAEAIASFVQTGVAGRRTGSDGDSALRSPDWTKLHAKQVQLAGSIETQLPPALNGDLSARTSALVAALEAAGATGLTSEANGNATRLAGNVDPTPVLLDALLGRNEDAAVATAAVRVLCAYIAVYDAGGVVRRSRGEGLLLDITLSTAAPKPTGPGTEAAKWLIDDDLLISAALGLL, via the coding sequence ATGAGCAACGAGATCGACGCCTATGATTACCAACGCTACGCCATCCTGTTTGTGGATGACGAGGCAAACACCCGTAAGTACTTTCGCCGCCTTTTCGGCGAGAAGTTCAGAATTCTGGAAGCGGAGGATGGCGTTGAGGCTCTGACGGTTTTCCGCCAGCATGCGAACGACATCGGCATCATTGTGACGGACCAGCGCATGCCGAACGAGACCGGGGTGGGCTTCCTCTCGAAAATCGCGGATCAATATCCCGACATCATCAAGATCCTCTCCACCGCGTATTCGGATATCGATGCCGCGATCGGTTCCGTGAACCAAGGGGGGATTTTCCGCTACATGACCAAGCCGTGGGACATCCCTCAGCTTGAGGTCACGCTCCGCCGTGCGATGGAGTTCTTCACGGTCAAACGCGAGCGTGACGCGCTGTTGGGTGCGAAGATGCAGGCCATGGGCAACGTCCTGCTTTCCAGCCGTCTGGCGTCGTTCGCCCTGGCGCCTGTCTGTGCGGGCATCCAGGTGAACCGCGCGGCGGAGGCCATCGCCTCCTTCGTACAGACGGGGGTCGCGGGCCGTCGGACCGGATCGGACGGAGATTCCGCCCTCCGCTCGCCTGATTGGACGAAACTTCATGCCAAGCAGGTGCAACTGGCTGGTTCCATCGAGACCCAGCTTCCTCCGGCCTTGAACGGAGATCTCTCCGCGAGAACCTCGGCACTCGTCGCCGCGCTCGAGGCGGCCGGAGCCACCGGTCTGACCAGCGAAGCAAACGGCAATGCCACCCGCCTCGCCGGAAATGTCGATCCGACACCGGTGTTGCTGGATGCGTTGTTGGGCAGGAACGAAGACGCGGCGGTGGCCACGGCCGCGGTACGCGTGCTTTGCGCCTACATCGCCGTTTACGATGCCGGTGGTGTGGTGCGCCGGAGCCGTGGCGAGGGTTTGCTGCTCGATATCACCCTTTCGACGGCCGCGCCAAAACCGACGGGACCCGGCACAGAGGCCGCCAAGTGGTTGATCGATGACGACCTGCTGATCTCAGCGGCGCTCGGTCTCCTTTGA
- the sufT gene encoding putative Fe-S cluster assembly protein SufT gives MHEEIKLTREVAAIQIPSGDTLSLPAGTAVFITQRLGGTFTVATSQGLARISSQDADALGVNPEEEAKKQAEAIRLKDAPLEEQVWSQLKGVYDPEIPVDIVNLGLVYDCIIEESEGKKTVAVKMTLTAPGCGMGPVIAADAQAKIMTIDGIDDARVELVWDPAWNQEMISEEGKMKLGMI, from the coding sequence ATGCACGAGGAAATCAAGCTCACCCGCGAAGTCGCCGCCATTCAGATTCCGAGCGGCGACACTTTGTCATTGCCGGCAGGTACGGCCGTTTTCATCACCCAGCGTTTGGGCGGAACTTTCACGGTCGCCACATCCCAAGGCCTTGCGCGGATTTCTTCACAGGATGCGGATGCGTTGGGCGTGAATCCGGAAGAGGAGGCGAAGAAGCAGGCGGAAGCCATCCGTCTGAAGGACGCGCCGCTTGAAGAACAGGTATGGAGCCAGCTCAAGGGGGTCTACGATCCGGAAATTCCGGTGGATATCGTCAATCTCGGCCTCGTTTACGACTGCATCATCGAGGAATCGGAAGGGAAGAAAACGGTGGCGGTCAAAATGACCCTCACGGCTCCCGGATGCGGCATGGGTCCGGTTATTGCCGCGGACGCGCAGGCGAAGATCATGACCATCGACGGCATCGACGACGCCCGCGTGGAACTCGTCTGGGACCCGGCGTGGAATCAGGAAATGATTTCCGAAGAGGGCAAGATGAAGCTCGGAATGATCTGA
- a CDS encoding 3-deoxy-7-phosphoheptulonate synthase, producing the protein MTRHRTDDLRITGLNPLISPAVLAYYLPLTEQASELVASARAQADAILRGEDDRLLAIVGPCSIHDPEAAIEYAAKLKEEAKRVEKDVFVIMRVYFEKPRTTVGWKGLINDPALDDSFDINHGLRIARGLLLDLANMGVPAGTEFLDTISPQYIADLIAWGAIGARTTESQIHRELASGLSMPVGFKNGTGGSIQIALDAIQSSSRPHHFLSVTKQGVSAIVSTAGNDSCHLILRGGKTGPNYDAASVEAAAQMLREQGMTETVMIDCSHGNSLKDYRNQPLVAGDIARQISAGSKVITSVMIESNLVEGNQKLAKDLSTLTRGQSVTDACIGWDDTVATLDVLAEAVRNRRDA; encoded by the coding sequence GTGACCCGCCACCGCACCGACGACCTTCGCATTACCGGACTCAACCCGCTGATTTCACCTGCGGTTCTGGCTTATTACCTCCCTCTCACCGAGCAGGCTTCCGAGTTGGTGGCGAGCGCGCGTGCCCAGGCGGATGCGATTTTGCGGGGAGAGGACGACCGGCTTCTGGCGATTGTCGGACCCTGCTCGATCCACGATCCGGAAGCCGCCATCGAGTATGCGGCCAAGCTCAAGGAAGAGGCGAAACGTGTCGAGAAGGACGTTTTCGTCATCATGCGGGTATATTTCGAAAAACCACGGACCACCGTGGGATGGAAGGGGCTCATCAATGACCCGGCGCTGGACGATTCCTTCGACATCAATCACGGCCTGCGCATCGCGCGCGGCCTTCTGCTGGATCTCGCGAACATGGGAGTGCCCGCGGGCACGGAGTTCCTCGATACGATTTCCCCTCAATACATCGCGGATCTCATCGCGTGGGGCGCCATCGGCGCACGCACCACGGAATCCCAGATCCACCGTGAGCTGGCGTCCGGACTTTCGATGCCGGTGGGCTTCAAGAATGGAACCGGCGGCTCGATCCAGATCGCTCTGGACGCGATCCAGTCATCATCAAGGCCGCACCATTTTCTCTCGGTGACCAAGCAGGGAGTCTCCGCGATCGTGTCCACCGCGGGAAACGACTCCTGCCATCTGATCCTGCGCGGAGGGAAAACGGGGCCGAATTACGACGCCGCTTCCGTGGAAGCCGCCGCGCAAATGCTTCGTGAGCAAGGAATGACGGAAACGGTGATGATCGATTGTTCCCACGGGAATTCACTCAAGGATTACAGGAACCAGCCTTTGGTGGCAGGGGACATCGCCCGCCAGATTTCAGCGGGCTCGAAAGTCATCACCTCCGTGATGATCGAGTCGAACCTCGTGGAAGGAAACCAAAAACTGGCAAAGGACCTGAGCACGCTGACCCGCGGCCAGTCCGTCACGGACGCCTGCATCGGCTGGGATGATACCGTGGCGACTCTGGACGTCTTGGCGGAGGCCGTGAGGAACCGGCGCGACGCCTGA
- a CDS encoding class I SAM-dependent methyltransferase, with translation MDLTSESSQSVITCRNSQGTELTANLLRIKRYSVVFEVYNPYSILQLSEVLSDFRIMASRRLLYHGKAVVSNLLNTGIVLVCEAMLDEGWVEVDFLSSVTGSSTPSGDSDLAGQFANFMSEWKSANQVQDPFKLVVADLSSMLSGVQHWLTGVDVGIRTTVTRRRDELENEIFSGIEDRVVNEVMPSMEKFETVSQEISEAEVAVHKAYVRRELHPIVLCSPFLYRTYTKPLGYAGDYEMVNMMLRNPYEGSSAFAKLLNFALLNTEPVVAHRNRIDFLVEKLRSECARRVSKGKTRVFNLACGPAMEVQRFLRECEESDLAEIDLLDFNPETLEYTRERIQEARMNGGRETQVRYFQRSVHQLLRAATQGGDDEFANYDIVYCAGLFDYLSQRVCKRLVELFCTMVRPGGIVIVTNVAASNPRKAWMEYVMEWNLIYRNEDEMNDLVPEGLNLKGTDVKADTTGVNLFLEIELANG, from the coding sequence ATGGATTTAACAAGCGAATCTTCCCAAAGCGTCATCACGTGCCGAAACAGCCAAGGCACGGAACTGACGGCCAACCTCCTCAGGATTAAGCGGTATTCCGTTGTTTTCGAGGTTTATAATCCTTACAGCATCCTGCAGTTGTCGGAGGTTCTGTCGGACTTCCGCATCATGGCGTCGAGACGCCTGCTGTATCATGGCAAGGCGGTGGTCAGCAATCTTCTGAATACCGGCATCGTGCTGGTGTGCGAAGCGATGCTCGACGAAGGCTGGGTGGAGGTGGATTTCCTGTCCAGCGTCACCGGCAGTTCGACGCCCAGCGGTGACAGTGATCTCGCCGGACAATTCGCCAACTTCATGAGCGAGTGGAAGTCGGCGAACCAGGTTCAAGATCCGTTCAAGCTTGTGGTGGCGGACCTTTCCAGCATGCTCTCCGGTGTCCAGCATTGGCTCACCGGTGTGGACGTGGGCATCCGGACGACCGTGACCCGCCGCCGGGATGAACTGGAAAACGAGATTTTCTCGGGCATCGAGGACAGGGTGGTGAACGAGGTGATGCCATCGATGGAGAAATTCGAAACCGTCTCCCAGGAGATCAGCGAGGCCGAGGTGGCGGTTCACAAGGCCTATGTGAGGCGGGAACTGCATCCCATCGTCCTTTGTTCTCCGTTCCTTTACCGGACCTATACCAAGCCCCTGGGTTATGCCGGGGATTATGAAATGGTGAACATGATGCTCCGCAATCCTTACGAGGGTTCGTCCGCTTTCGCCAAATTGTTGAATTTCGCCCTGCTGAACACCGAGCCCGTGGTCGCGCACCGCAACCGGATCGACTTCCTCGTGGAAAAGCTCCGCAGCGAGTGCGCACGCCGCGTGAGCAAGGGAAAGACCCGCGTGTTCAACCTCGCCTGCGGACCGGCGATGGAGGTCCAGCGTTTCCTGCGCGAGTGCGAGGAAAGCGACCTTGCGGAGATCGACCTCCTGGACTTCAACCCGGAGACCTTGGAATACACCCGCGAGCGCATCCAGGAAGCGCGGATGAACGGAGGCCGGGAAACCCAGGTCCGTTATTTCCAGCGCTCCGTCCACCAGCTCCTTCGCGCCGCGACCCAGGGAGGGGACGACGAGTTCGCGAACTACGACATCGTTTATTGCGCGGGCCTGTTCGACTATCTTTCCCAGCGCGTGTGCAAGCGGCTGGTCGAACTGTTCTGTACGATGGTCCGGCCGGGAGGCATCGTCATCGTCACCAACGTCGCGGCAAGCAACCCACGGAAGGCGTGGATGGAATACGTGATGGAATGGAACCTGATCTATCGCAACGAGGATGAAATGAACGACCTGGTTCCGGAGGGATTGAATCTCAAGGGAACCGATGTGAAGGCCGACACCACGGGGGTGAACCTGTTCCTTGAAATCGAACTCGCCAATGGCTGA
- a CDS encoding RNA polymerase sigma factor: MFNISPMIEQDPLPSPTFPLGLGEDRSGEAIALIARMAKEDGTALTELHGMWSPILLGIACRILGDRREAEEAVQDTFVRLWHRSSDYDPKQSAPFAWAFAVMRGYCIDRLRYRHRGKRDSSRVVPIHLHAPPEEIEDPRVMALDDWRRVRNALEVLGSDERRCLELAVFLEYTHSEISEHLGTPLGTVKNRLRRALEKVRNQLSRHEF, translated from the coding sequence ATGTTTAATATTTCCCCCATGATCGAGCAGGACCCGCTCCCATCGCCGACCTTTCCCTTGGGATTGGGCGAGGACAGGAGCGGCGAGGCGATCGCATTGATCGCGAGGATGGCAAAGGAAGATGGAACGGCCCTGACGGAACTGCACGGGATGTGGAGCCCCATCCTGCTTGGCATCGCCTGCAGGATTCTAGGAGACAGGCGCGAGGCGGAAGAGGCCGTGCAGGACACCTTTGTCCGTCTCTGGCACCGTTCCTCGGATTATGATCCCAAACAGTCCGCCCCATTCGCCTGGGCCTTCGCGGTGATGCGCGGCTACTGCATCGACCGGCTCCGCTACCGCCACCGCGGAAAGCGCGATTCCTCGCGGGTGGTGCCCATCCATCTGCATGCGCCGCCTGAAGAAATCGAAGACCCCCGGGTGATGGCGCTCGACGATTGGCGGCGGGTCCGCAACGCTCTCGAAGTCCTCGGCTCGGACGAGCGCCGCTGTCTCGAGCTTGCCGTCTTTTTGGAATACACCCACTCGGAAATCTCGGAACACCTGGGGACCCCGCTAGGTACCGTGAAAAACCGCCTCCGCCGGGCACTGGAAAAAGTGCGCAACCAACTCTCACGCCATGAATTCTGA
- a CDS encoding DUF3500 domain-containing protein yields MKKLLSLAFLILPLHAQEPGPDKSADAAGKFLATLDAAQKAKAALPFATDERENFHFTPQNNRAGLPLKEMTDAQRDAAMALLDSALSEKGKLKVTQIMTLESILADIEKNPTYRDNGKYFVSIFGTPGDEKGWGWRYEGHHLTLNLTYLHGKAVSVTPSFMGSNPGQVRVEGKHKGLQVLAAEEDLARALVTTLIADGKSGVVFSEKPPGEIITAENRTASALEPVGIAAGDMTETQQAALKALFTQYSGRYRNEIAASDLERIKAAGLEKIRFGWAGGTKPGEAYYYRIQGPTFLMEAANVQNNANHLHATWRDFNNDFGRDLLKEHLERDH; encoded by the coding sequence ATGAAAAAACTCCTGTCACTCGCTTTCCTCATCCTTCCCCTCCACGCGCAGGAGCCGGGCCCGGATAAATCCGCCGATGCCGCCGGCAAATTCCTCGCCACCCTGGACGCGGCCCAGAAGGCCAAGGCCGCGCTGCCCTTCGCCACCGACGAGCGGGAAAATTTCCATTTCACCCCTCAAAACAACCGCGCCGGACTTCCTCTCAAGGAAATGACCGATGCCCAACGCGACGCCGCCATGGCGTTGCTCGACTCGGCACTGAGTGAAAAAGGCAAGCTCAAGGTCACCCAGATCATGACCTTGGAAAGCATCCTCGCCGATATTGAGAAAAACCCCACCTACCGGGACAACGGGAAATACTTCGTCAGTATCTTCGGAACTCCGGGCGACGAAAAGGGCTGGGGCTGGCGCTACGAAGGCCACCACCTCACCCTCAATCTCACCTACCTGCACGGCAAGGCGGTTTCCGTCACCCCGTCCTTCATGGGCTCCAATCCCGGCCAGGTCCGGGTCGAAGGAAAACACAAGGGTCTCCAGGTGCTCGCGGCGGAAGAAGATCTCGCGCGCGCTCTCGTCACCACCCTCATCGCAGACGGAAAATCCGGCGTGGTTTTCAGTGAAAAGCCACCGGGTGAAATCATCACCGCCGAAAACCGCACCGCCTCCGCATTGGAGCCGGTGGGCATCGCCGCCGGAGACATGACCGAAACCCAGCAAGCCGCGCTGAAAGCGCTCTTCACCCAATACAGCGGTCGTTACCGCAACGAAATAGCCGCCTCCGATCTGGAGAGGATCAAGGCGGCCGGCCTCGAAAAAATCCGCTTCGGCTGGGCTGGAGGAACCAAACCCGGTGAGGCCTATTACTACCGGATCCAAGGTCCCACCTTCCTCATGGAAGCCGCGAATGTTCAGAACAATGCCAATCACCTCCACGCCACCTGGCGTGATTTCAACAATGACTTCGGCCGGGACCTGCTCAAGGAGCATCTGGAGCGCGATCATTGA